The DNA window AGCTAATGCCAGTTTCATGGACGAAAATTATTTGGCAGAAATATACCGAGATTAGGAAACAAGTTAGCCGGGTCAACCTCTCCATTGCAGATGGTGCACCTTGCCTGATCAtagttaaaataataataataaatttagcatGATTGTTGGTGCCACCCCAACTTGCAAGTACACTTGGAGGAAATATGACACTGTTTTTATAGTACCATGAGCGATTTGTTATTACATATACTGTGTGAAACACAAACTGCTTCAGGTAAATATAGATTTTACAAGAACGTGCCTTTGCTCATAATAGCACTCTTAAAGTCCTAAGTTGCAGTTCTGTGATACACAGTTCATTCTAATTGGATAATCTATCACTAGGACACTCTATTAAATAGTAAGGCAGACATAACTAAATAATGTAACCTCAAATAAAAAGCATAAATTTAGCAAATAGTGCACAGTATCTGGGTTAGTTACAATAATCAAATTCAATTGTCAGTTGTAGCTGCATTAAAGGGTGCAAtcagcataaagtaagtaacCCAGAGAACTCAATCACaaagttataataaaataataataactatCAGGGAGCCCGAGTATGAAGTTTCAAAATGTACCAATTCAATGACTTTCTTCAGCATAAGGCCGCCGAAAGAGTGTCCACATAACAGAACCATAGCATCCTCAAGAAAAGCTCCACTGCAATAGACCAAATATTGTTTCATCACCTGTTCTTGTCATCCAGCTGTGACGTGTTGCGTAGTGAGCCAAATAATATGATGATGGCATCCATActagtttggaaaaaaaaactcacaatACTGCAGATTTTAGCCAtagtatcacaaaactacagattaTAGATGTGCCAtctttagttccaaaaactaCAGCTTTAGGGATAACTTTATCAGAAAACCACAGCTTTAGTTCCAtctttttcacaaaactacagattaTAGATGTGCCATCCCAATACTTAacatatgtagttttgtgataaaatcAAGGCTCtatctgtagttttgtgaaaaagaTGACactaaatctgtagttttgagATACAACGATTAAGTCTGTAGTTTTGTTATAGAATGgcttaaatctgtagtttcgtgataattttacaaaagtagttgtaattttgtgaaaattactgTTTATGACTTTATGTATCGTGTGCGCCTGACTGTCTATCACTCTTTCCCAGTCCCTCTTAAAGAAAATGGGGACTATCATATAACCTATAAGTAAATACAGATGTAAAGTGATCCATGCAGAAGAAGACAGCTTATAAATATGCTTCGATAAACTGGCACATTTTAAAAGGAGTAACTTACGACAAAGGATCTGAGAGAACACTTCTGAGAGATGGTTCACTAACGAAGCTGCCTTGAGATTCCTGTGAACCAAATTGGTAACATATGAGTAATCTAATAGTTTTGAGCACATGATGAACACAGAATTGCAAGTACTGaatatgcatgcatagcaTTCATGCTATGGAATTGATGCAGTTGTGCATGCGTACTCACCGAAGGTGCTTCTGAGTGATTCGAAATAGCAAGCTCTTCAGCACACAAGTCATCCATAAATTGACTTGCAGATATGGGTTGGTATATCTGGGGTACGCAGTGCCCAGCTGCTGAAATAGGAGAGCAATCCAATATAGCATTTGCATGAGGCATTAGCCTAAATGTGAGTGATGCTCTACAACAGCAAAGGAAATTGCAATAAGAAGTTTATCATATCAAATGATTCTGTACTATACAGTGCAAGGAATTATAAGCATATAACCACGAGAAATGGGAATGAAATGAGATGACGATACCTTAAGTGTGACCATACTGACCTGCTCTCATTAGTGATCCTGTACCGAGAAGTTGGGCGCATGCCAGCAGTAACATGACTTAGGGCCCTTCCAGTCAAAAGCAACAGGTCACCAGGGCCTGAAACCCCATCTGCTAGGTACCACTGGCCATTTGGGTCACAAACCTGCCAGATAGAAGCTAAACAATGTAAAATAGCGGCGAGCAGGAGCAGCACTCATGGGCAAATTTCAATTCCAGAAATGCTAACACGAAAAAGGATAAAGAATGGATTTTTCACAGTTAAAAGGACAATTATAATCTATACCTCCATTCCTGGATGATCAGAAGCAACTAGCATAAGGAAGCCCCTGTCAACTTGAGCCCCTGACGAGGCGAGGTGTTGATGGGAATAAGCCACCAGCAACTCGGAGGACGAGACCTCATTCACAGGCAATGGAGTATCATCGAGCAAGTGGTCGAATGCACTGGAAAATACGATAGGGACCAACTGTGACTAAGCTAGCTCGTAGAGTAGTCGTGAAGAGCAGGCTGTTGATACTTATATTGGAGCAAGGGAAGGGATTAAAAATGCAGGCATTGTACTTGGTACGAAGTCGAAGATGGCGAGCAATCGCCGACAGAGCAGCGCGGGCAGCCTCACCGAAACACCTGAAGGCATCGTCCATGCAAGCAGGGGAcgtgtcgccgccgtcatCCGTCGTCCTACTGTAGTAGGCGAAGCACCACCCAAGCCatccatggaggaggaggaggaggaggggtgatTTAGAACTTCAGATTGAGATTGGAAGGCAGAAGAAGCGATGGAATTCATGGTAGGTAAGCCAAGGTACCTGCCTGCGCGGTAGAGGTAGAGGGGGCCTCCTTGCGTGGCGCGGAAGAAGGCGCGGGCGGACTGGAGGGCGCAGCGAAGGATggcggcgtgggcggcggggagctcgaggagggcggcgccgtGCCGAGTGAGGGAGGCGGAGAGAGCGTGGACGGCGCGGGCGTAGTCCAGGGTGGCGGCGCCATCGTAGGGCGCGAGGTCGTGGAGGCGCACCCTGGCGAGGCGAGGGGTggcagccgcggcggccatggcggcttAGGATTCGGAGCCggagcgccgcggcgaggccATCTCCGCCTCGACTCGCAACGCAGCTCTCAGGCACAGCTCGCCCCCACGGAAGAGCAAGGCGTATCCCAGCAATACGCCTTCCAGACAGGAATACGCCTCCGTGTCGTTCATTAAGGCCTAAGTCATGTGGGCCGACCGAAAACAAGATCCACCAGAAACATGGGCCTAATTCACGTGGGCCGACCGATAAGGCCCAGAAGTAGAACGCGAGAAAACCCTAGCTGTTGTCTTCTCCAAGGGGAAGAAGCCGtcgttctctctctcccacgacgccgccgccgccgtcgccgcccgaccAAGCCCTAGCGAACGCAGCACACCGGCGCGAGAGATCGACCATGGCCGTGGAGACGGCGACGCAGAAGATCCGGTGGGGGGAGCttgaggaggacgacgagggggACCTCGACTTCCTGCTCCCGCCGCGGGTGGTCCTCGGGCCCGACGAGAATGGCTTCAAGAAGGTGGTCGAATATCGCTTCGACGACAAGGGCTGCAAGGTCAaggtcaccac is part of the Oryza brachyantha chromosome 2, ObraRS2, whole genome shotgun sequence genome and encodes:
- the LOC102705229 gene encoding uncharacterized protein LOC102705229 isoform X2, whose protein sequence is MAAAAATPRLARVRLHDLAPYDGAATLDYARAVHALSASLTRHGAALLELPAAHAAILRCALQSARAFFRATQGGPLYLYRAGSRTTDDGGDTSPACMDDAFRCFGEAARAALSAIARHLRLRTNAFDHLLDDTPLPVNEVSSSELLVAYSHQHLASSGAQVDRGFLMLVASDHPGMEVCDPNGQWYLADGVSGPGDLLLLTGRALSHVTAGMRPTSRYRITNESRASLTFRLMPHANAILDCSPISAAGHCVPQIYQPISASQFMDDLCAEELAISNHSEAPSESQGSFVSEPSLRSVLSDPLSGAFLEDAMVLLCGHSFGGLMLKKVIELARCTICNGEVDPANLFPNLALRAVATVVKMEDDRRLFHNAALRKRRKEVTERMDVLKSTGGSKGNGELVLDAENSTSPRGVQYPFVVGERVLIMGNRRTPDKFVGKEAVITSQCLNGWYLVKAVDSGESIRLQYRSLKKVSEVQLTSEMRLQPLTFLQNK
- the LOC102705229 gene encoding uncharacterized protein LOC102705229 isoform X1; the protein is MAAAAATPRLARVRLHDLAPYDGAATLDYARAVHALSASLTRHGAALLELPAAHAAILRCALQSARAFFRATQGGPLYLYRAGSRTTDDGGDTSPACMDDAFRCFGEAARAALSAIARHLRLRTNAFDHLLDDTPLPVNEVSSSELLVAYSHQHLASSGAQVDRGFLMLVASDHPGMEVCDPNGQWYLADGVSGPGDLLLLTGRALSHVTAGMRPTSRYRITNESRSVWSHLRASLTFRLMPHANAILDCSPISAAGHCVPQIYQPISASQFMDDLCAEELAISNHSEAPSESQGSFVSEPSLRSVLSDPLSGAFLEDAMVLLCGHSFGGLMLKKVIELARCTICNGEVDPANLFPNLALRAVATVVKMEDDRRLFHNAALRKRRKEVTERMDVLKSTGGSKGNGELVLDAENSTSPRGVQYPFVVGERVLIMGNRRTPDKFVGKEAVITSQCLNGWYLVKAVDSGESIRLQYRSLKKVSEVQLTSEMRLQPLTFLQNK